The Candidatus Liberimonas magnetica genome window below encodes:
- a CDS encoding sulfite exporter TauE/SafE family protein produces the protein MTNELYALSITALSLGFFHTIAGPDHYIPFIAMAKARNWPVLKTIWITFICGAGHIMSSVVLGMIGVCLGLSVKKLQIIESLRGEIAAWALIGFGLLYFVWGLRQAYKNKTHAHSHLHEEGLLHEHKHSHIDGHTHVHEANYSKANITPWVLFTIFVLGPCEPLIPIVMYPAATGNVFGTVLVTVLFGGITVLLMIGIVLASSLGISFLPLKKIERYTHALAGGSILCCGLAIKFLGL, from the coding sequence ATGACAAATGAATTATATGCACTTTCTATAACGGCACTCTCTCTAGGTTTTTTCCATACGATTGCAGGCCCTGACCACTACATACCGTTCATAGCTATGGCCAAGGCAAGGAACTGGCCGGTTTTAAAAACAATTTGGATAACTTTTATTTGCGGTGCAGGCCATATTATGAGTTCTGTTGTACTGGGTATGATAGGTGTTTGTCTGGGCCTTTCAGTAAAAAAGCTGCAAATCATAGAATCTTTAAGGGGGGAGATAGCTGCCTGGGCCTTGATAGGTTTCGGGCTTTTATATTTTGTATGGGGACTGCGGCAAGCTTATAAAAATAAAACCCATGCTCACTCTCATCTCCATGAAGAAGGGCTTTTGCACGAACATAAACATTCTCATATTGACGGCCACACACATGTGCATGAAGCAAACTATTCAAAAGCCAACATAACCCCATGGGTACTTTTTACTATATTTGTTCTTGGCCCGTGTGAGCCTCTCATCCCAATTGTAATGTACCCTGCTGCAACGGGAAATGTATTTGGTACGGTACTTGTAACTGTGCTGTTCGGAGGTATAACGGTATTACTTATGATCGGGATCGTATTAGCTTCATCTTTAGGCATATCTTTTTTGCCGTTAAAAAAAATAGAACGCTATACTCACGCTCTAGCAGGCGGTTCTATCCTTTGCTGCGGCCTTGCAATAAAATTCCTCGGGCTCTAA
- a CDS encoding 4Fe-4S binding protein, which translates to MNTNTKRLIYLRFLSQASFFLFIVYILWAMKRSASVFTNPVILFQFDPFAMYITALAEKVFLAGLAYSLITLVLTLIFGRFFCGWLCPLGSLLDLWAFILSFFKKMNKEKEPGGTRNSKFVILAVIVVFALFGVQAAWTLDPLTIFVRSFSFAIHPFLDISIDKIFIFLLKATNYMPSLENLYDSTKGALLEIKNPAFPHTWLILLELALILILVFFKKRFWCRYLCPLGATLAFISKFSFLKRKVFSCEGECPVCSNICRMNAIKKDNSYIKEECILCMDCISLCPGQKARFTFEKDTLLPKLGVIPAKAGIQKIKLLSSWIPAFAGMTKNVISNLKKAFHWTILSNLDTYNRNKTIDLAQDKGLTRAQFLLFSSSVFFSLAGLKKTIFGFEKTSKKRPVIRPPGAIEEKEFLQRCIRCGNCMKVCITNVLQPCVLESGLSGIWTPNLMMELACCEYNCKLCTQVCPTGAIEKITLDHKKKLKIGKAKIDKNICVAWAGVSECIVCEEQCPIPDKAIKLEKKTLANGKIIGAPVVDETLCIGCGSCQYMCPTRPKRAIKVEPL; encoded by the coding sequence ATGAATACAAATACAAAAAGACTCATTTATTTAAGGTTTCTCAGCCAGGCAAGTTTTTTCTTGTTCATAGTTTATATCCTATGGGCAATGAAAAGGTCAGCGTCCGTCTTTACAAACCCTGTCATACTTTTTCAGTTCGACCCGTTCGCTATGTATATAACCGCCCTGGCAGAAAAGGTATTCTTGGCAGGTTTGGCCTACTCCTTAATAACTCTAGTCCTGACTTTGATATTCGGAAGGTTCTTTTGCGGCTGGCTGTGCCCGCTCGGGAGCCTGCTTGACCTTTGGGCTTTTATCCTGTCGTTCTTTAAGAAAATGAATAAAGAAAAAGAACCGGGTGGAACCAGGAATTCAAAATTCGTTATTCTTGCAGTAATTGTGGTATTTGCTCTTTTCGGGGTACAGGCCGCCTGGACCCTTGACCCGCTGACTATTTTTGTGAGGAGTTTTTCTTTTGCTATCCACCCTTTCTTGGACATCTCGATCGACAAAATATTTATTTTCCTGCTGAAAGCAACGAATTATATGCCGTCCCTTGAAAACTTGTACGATAGCACAAAAGGGGCTCTGCTTGAAATAAAAAACCCGGCATTCCCTCATACCTGGCTGATATTACTGGAGCTGGCGTTAATACTTATCCTGGTATTTTTTAAAAAACGTTTCTGGTGCAGGTATCTATGCCCTCTAGGCGCTACACTGGCGTTTATTTCTAAATTTTCTTTTTTAAAACGTAAGGTTTTTTCGTGCGAAGGCGAATGCCCGGTTTGCAGCAATATCTGCAGGATGAACGCAATAAAAAAAGATAACTCCTATATAAAAGAAGAATGTATCCTGTGCATGGACTGTATATCTTTGTGCCCGGGACAGAAAGCGAGATTTACTTTTGAAAAAGATACATTGCTGCCCAAATTAGGTGTCATACCCGCGAAAGCGGGTATCCAAAAAATAAAGCTTTTATCAAGCTGGATTCCTGCTTTCGCAGGAATGACAAAAAATGTCATTTCAAATCTAAAAAAAGCTTTTCATTGGACTATATTGTCCAATTTGGACACTTATAATAGGAATAAAACCATTGATCTGGCCCAGGATAAAGGGCTCACACGGGCGCAATTCCTTTTGTTTAGTTCTTCGGTATTTTTTTCTCTGGCGGGCTTAAAAAAAACAATATTCGGATTTGAAAAAACCTCTAAAAAAAGGCCAGTCATAAGGCCGCCAGGAGCTATAGAAGAAAAGGAATTTCTACAAAGGTGCATAAGGTGCGGCAACTGCATGAAAGTATGCATCACAAACGTGCTGCAGCCGTGTGTCCTTGAAAGCGGTTTGTCTGGTATCTGGACCCCAAACCTGATGATGGAACTTGCATGCTGCGAATATAACTGCAAGCTCTGCACTCAGGTCTGCCCTACCGGAGCTATAGAAAAAATAACTCTGGACCATAAAAAGAAATTAAAAATAGGAAAAGCAAAGATAGATAAAAATATCTGTGTCGCTTGGGCAGGTGTGAGCGAATGTATTGTCTGTGAAGAGCAATGCCCTATACCAGATAAAGCTATAAAACTCGAGAAGAAAACCCTGGCCAATGGGAAAATAATTGGTGCGCCCGTTGTGGATGAAACCTTATGTATAGGCTGCGGTTCATGCCAGTATATGTGCCCGACTAGACCTAAAAGAGCTATAAAAGTAGAACCCCTTTAG
- a CDS encoding DUF6132 family protein — translation MFIKILIAVIAGGVAGGIGGHFLKCAGGTCPLTCNPWGGAVFGIILAISFVLNLG, via the coding sequence ATGTTCATTAAAATACTGATAGCTGTAATTGCCGGCGGAGTGGCAGGGGGGATAGGCGGGCATTTTTTAAAATGTGCCGGAGGGACCTGCCCTTTGACATGTAATCCGTGGGGCGGTGCGGTATTTGGAATAATACTTGCCATTTCATTTGTGTTAAATTTAGGCTAA
- a CDS encoding helix-turn-helix domain-containing protein encodes MRYYQLVREKSKMNFNLRYQLVKEAQESNISEASRKFGTTRKTVRKWVRRYEEKGFAGLEEESRSPKTTPHKMKEEDEARVEEVRKQLKCKWGARKLKDRFKLNGSYSAIHRVIKQKGLLKPKRKKHRKRKDLSALKKKLGLCKRNQVDTKDLSDILNYWPYMKQLSLPRYEYTYRELSTGASFYSYADENNSLYASIFARYVAEHLKKYGIKVNEIEWQSDNGSEFIGSVRKKTNRLSAFEKVLHEYEIYHRRIPPRASYLQGDVETFHRIVEDEFYDIETFDRGEPEFLGKAYAYQLYFNYMRNNRYRENKSPLGILKERFPETNQGILNLPPVRLEGLYNFWYNKAVGGYHVPKPALFH; translated from the coding sequence TTGAGATATTATCAATTGGTGAGAGAAAAATCAAAGATGAATTTTAATTTAAGGTATCAGTTGGTAAAGGAAGCGCAAGAAAGCAATATAAGTGAGGCATCACGCAAGTTTGGTACGACGCGTAAAACGGTTAGGAAATGGGTAAGGCGGTATGAGGAGAAAGGGTTTGCCGGACTTGAAGAAGAGAGCAGGTCGCCAAAGACAACACCGCACAAGATGAAAGAAGAAGATGAAGCAAGGGTAGAAGAGGTAAGGAAACAGCTTAAGTGTAAATGGGGAGCGAGGAAGTTAAAGGATAGATTCAAACTTAATGGCAGTTATTCAGCTATACACCGAGTAATAAAGCAGAAAGGGTTATTAAAGCCGAAGAGGAAGAAGCACCGTAAGCGAAAGGATTTATCAGCGTTAAAGAAGAAGCTGGGGTTATGCAAGCGCAATCAGGTAGACACAAAAGATTTAAGTGATATATTGAATTACTGGCCGTATATGAAGCAGTTAAGCCTGCCGAGGTACGAATATACATATCGGGAATTATCTACAGGAGCATCTTTTTATTCCTATGCAGATGAGAACAATTCGTTATATGCTTCTATATTTGCAAGGTATGTAGCAGAACATTTAAAGAAATACGGGATAAAAGTTAATGAGATAGAATGGCAGAGCGACAATGGTTCTGAGTTTATAGGATCAGTCAGGAAGAAAACAAACCGGTTGAGTGCATTTGAGAAGGTTCTGCATGAATACGAGATATATCACCGGCGGATACCTCCCAGGGCTTCATACCTGCAGGGTGATGTAGAAACATTTCACCGGATAGTCGAAGATGAGTTTTATGATATAGAAACTTTTGACAGGGGCGAACCAGAGTTTTTAGGCAAGGCTTACGCATACCAACTATATTTCAATTATATGAGAAACAACAGATATAGGGAAAACAAGTCGCCGCTCGGTATATTAAAAGAGAGATTCCCTGAAACTAATCAGGGAATTTTAAATCTGCCGCCAGTAAGGCTTGAGGGTTTGTATAATTTTTGGTATAACAAAGCTGTAGGTGGATACCATGTACCTAAACCCGCCCTATTTCATTAA
- a CDS encoding thioredoxin family protein, with translation MKILELSFFMFFGAVTVLGFSNYFYGTLKSYAGTREKLIKAPIESNSIEWQTSFDRSLEFAKKTKKPIMADFYADWCGWCRKLDETTYQDNNVIELSKRFICVKVNTDADIGTSSKYNVSGLPTIVFFSYDGKVTKKVVGYRPGDYFRTVMEELTKK, from the coding sequence ATGAAAATCCTTGAATTATCTTTTTTCATGTTTTTTGGAGCAGTCACAGTTTTGGGGTTTTCAAATTATTTTTATGGAACTTTAAAATCTTATGCAGGAACAAGAGAAAAATTAATAAAAGCTCCCATTGAATCAAACTCTATTGAATGGCAAACCTCGTTCGATAGAAGCCTAGAGTTCGCAAAGAAGACAAAAAAGCCTATAATGGCTGACTTTTATGCTGACTGGTGCGGATGGTGCAGAAAACTGGATGAAACAACGTATCAGGATAATAATGTTATTGAATTATCAAAGAGATTTATCTGTGTAAAAGTAAATACGGACGCAGATATAGGTACCTCTTCCAAATATAATGTCAGCGGCCTGCCCACGATCGTTTTCTTTTCTTATGACGGGAAAGTAACTAAGAAAGTGGTCGGATATAGACCAGGAGATTACTTTAGGACAGTAATGGAAGAATTAACAAAAAAGTAA
- a CDS encoding nitronate monooxygenase family protein encodes MKLPVLRIGDIEVKIPIIQGGMGVRISKARLASAVTNAAGLGTVSSVGIGPVEGQNKADYAPLNAKALEENIKLAKKLAHGGPIAVNLLVAQTDYALLVKACIEAGADMLVSGAGLPFMLPEYAKGTNTKLVPIISSARAGRIIAEKWFKRYAKLPDAFIVEGILAGGHLGFSHEDLEHMEDHPLEKIVEEVLVLTKELETKYGKKIPVIAAGGIYTGEDIAKFIKMGAAGVQMATRFVCTEECDASEKFKQAYLDAKKEDITIIKSPVGMPGRAIKNDFIRNFMDKNNKVQFSCPYHCLITCNPSTAPYCIAKALLNAYAGNLDEGFAFCGENVYRCNKIVKVNDLMNELVSEAEAAL; translated from the coding sequence GTGAAATTACCGGTATTAAGGATTGGAGATATAGAAGTAAAGATACCTATCATTCAAGGCGGGATGGGAGTAAGGATCTCTAAAGCACGGCTTGCCTCTGCAGTTACTAACGCCGCCGGATTAGGAACTGTATCAAGCGTAGGCATAGGGCCGGTTGAAGGGCAGAACAAGGCAGATTATGCACCCCTAAATGCTAAGGCTCTGGAAGAAAATATAAAACTTGCAAAAAAACTGGCTCACGGCGGGCCCATAGCTGTAAATCTGCTGGTCGCCCAAACTGATTATGCTTTATTAGTAAAGGCATGCATAGAAGCAGGTGCTGACATGCTTGTTTCGGGTGCAGGCCTTCCTTTCATGCTTCCTGAGTACGCAAAAGGCACAAACACTAAACTTGTCCCTATAATTTCTTCGGCCCGGGCAGGCAGGATAATAGCTGAAAAGTGGTTCAAAAGATATGCTAAACTTCCCGATGCTTTCATCGTTGAAGGCATTCTTGCCGGCGGCCACCTCGGATTCTCTCATGAAGACCTTGAACATATGGAAGACCACCCTCTTGAAAAAATAGTTGAAGAAGTCCTGGTTCTTACTAAAGAATTGGAAACAAAATACGGCAAAAAAATCCCGGTCATTGCTGCAGGCGGCATTTATACAGGAGAAGATATAGCAAAATTCATTAAAATGGGTGCAGCCGGCGTCCAGATGGCTACACGGTTTGTATGCACCGAAGAATGCGATGCATCTGAAAAATTTAAACAGGCTTATCTTGATGCAAAAAAAGAAGATATAACCATAATTAAAAGCCCGGTCGGGATGCCCGGCAGAGCAATAAAAAATGATTTTATAAGAAATTTCATGGATAAGAATAATAAAGTACAGTTCAGCTGTCCATACCATTGCCTGATAACATGCAACCCTTCAACAGCGCCATACTGTATAGCAAAAGCACTCCTCAATGCCTATGCGGGAAACTTAGACGAAGGTTTTGCTTTCTGCGGAGAGAATGTTTACCGCTGCAATAAGATAGTAAAAGTAAATGACCTCATGAACGAGCTTGTAAGCGAAGCAGAAGCCGCCCTTTAG
- a CDS encoding PAS domain S-box protein produces MNTLKEFIAVDSKLRKAIKQLIVIFVLLVFYVLTVCYIYFNEQKKSIIAEKQNDLRIITDLKVNQIANWRAERLSDALDISSRLAENCEARQILQNPDSEKRKKLFLSVLKHLKDNLEYSGFYLIDPSAKEVVSAHKKGEPPGDYSISLAVQSLKEDKITFSDLRRNEKTNGLDLDIYAPVKGRTPQGDIGLGILVLRLDPYQFLFPFIQSWPAPSKTFETLIVRKEGNKVLYLNELRHVKKAALSFEMPLDRKDLPAAMALRGIKGVIQGKDYRGVDVIAASGAIPDSPWTLIAKIDEDEIYEPIKDRAWIVSIAVFIFFIAIFALIGFLWNRHIAIFYRKQYESEIARRALVKRYDYLIKYANDIIILFDKDLKIIEANDKASEAYMYTNVELMQMTMRDLRAPESIPTIEDELKQLEEKGSIVFETAHRRKNGTRFPVEVSVRLIIIDWKEYYQSIIRDISPRKSKEK; encoded by the coding sequence ATGAACACTTTAAAAGAATTTATCGCAGTCGACTCAAAATTAAGAAAAGCAATTAAACAGCTGATTGTTATTTTTGTTTTACTTGTTTTTTATGTATTGACTGTTTGCTACATCTATTTTAATGAACAGAAAAAATCAATAATAGCGGAAAAACAAAACGACCTGCGAATAATAACTGATCTTAAAGTAAACCAGATCGCTAACTGGCGGGCCGAACGTTTATCTGACGCCCTGGACATTTCTTCAAGGCTTGCAGAGAATTGTGAAGCCAGGCAGATACTGCAGAATCCCGATTCTGAAAAAAGGAAGAAGCTGTTTTTATCCGTATTAAAACACCTGAAAGACAATTTAGAATATTCGGGTTTTTATTTAATTGACCCTTCAGCGAAAGAGGTCGTCTCCGCACATAAGAAGGGCGAACCTCCGGGGGACTATTCAATTTCTCTTGCTGTCCAATCTTTAAAAGAGGATAAGATCACTTTTTCTGACCTGCGCAGAAATGAAAAAACAAATGGCCTAGACCTTGATATTTATGCTCCGGTAAAAGGCAGGACTCCTCAAGGAGATATAGGCCTGGGCATACTGGTCTTAAGGCTGGACCCTTATCAATTTCTTTTCCCGTTCATTCAGTCCTGGCCTGCCCCGAGCAAGACCTTTGAGACCCTTATTGTCAGGAAAGAAGGAAATAAAGTATTGTACCTTAATGAATTGAGGCATGTAAAAAAAGCTGCTCTTTCTTTTGAAATGCCTCTTGATAGGAAAGATCTTCCTGCCGCGATGGCGCTAAGGGGCATAAAAGGAGTAATACAAGGCAAAGACTACCGGGGGGTAGATGTTATTGCTGCAAGCGGAGCTATCCCGGATTCTCCGTGGACACTTATAGCAAAGATAGACGAGGACGAGATCTATGAACCTATAAAAGACAGGGCCTGGATCGTTTCAATAGCTGTATTTATTTTTTTCATTGCGATATTTGCTTTGATAGGGTTTTTATGGAACCGTCATATAGCTATTTTTTACAGGAAGCAATATGAATCGGAAATAGCCAGAAGGGCCCTGGTAAAACGGTATGATTATCTGATCAAATATGCGAATGATATAATAATTCTATTTGACAAAGATCTAAAGATCATAGAAGCTAACGATAAAGCCTCTGAGGCTTACATGTATACGAATGTAGAGCTCATGCAGATGACTATGAGGGATTTAAGAGCGCCGGAATCCATCCCAACAATAGAAGATGAACTAAAACAGCTGGAGGAAAAAGGGAGTATCGTGTTTGAGACGGCTCACAGGAGAAAAAACGGTACAAGATTCCCCGTAGAAGTAAGTGTACGTCTGATCATAATAGACTGGAAGGAATATTACCAGAGCATAATCCGTGACATAAGCCCGCGAAAGAGCAAAGAAAAATAA
- a CDS encoding metalloregulator ArsR/SmtB family transcription factor, translating to MDYHKKSEVLKALGHPVRLKITYWLLNNDGCHVNKMVEEMGLPQSTVSQHLGILRSKVIIAYEKKGVQTCYSVIDVQVKKILEILDN from the coding sequence TTGGACTATCATAAAAAGAGCGAAGTTCTAAAAGCCCTTGGACATCCGGTAAGGTTAAAAATAACGTACTGGTTGTTAAATAATGATGGTTGCCATGTAAATAAAATGGTAGAAGAAATGGGATTACCGCAGTCCACTGTATCACAGCATCTCGGTATATTAAGGAGCAAAGTCATAATTGCTTACGAAAAAAAAGGAGTGCAGACTTGCTACAGCGTAATAGATGTACAGGTAAAAAAAATATTGGAAATACTTGATAATTAA
- a CDS encoding FtsX-like permease family protein, with protein MNLIFTIAWRNILRHKGKSLIIGVILLLGSFLMTMGNGVISGMNRGIENNIVNAFMGDLAVISDKQKFDNVLFEMMGRTVEPITNYPQIKPLLQKQEYIDKFLPAGKNLAMSLSDQGYEPGFAFLLGVDFEQYQKMFQGNITVVEGRLLNKNEKGILVPTSAREEYYKYTNKWVIPEGGKLVKEHLSKEAQKDLTKDSQELLLSSSVVLMGMNETNSSTDIRFQVKGVIKYLALNTIFGHFSIADIESYRECLGYFSAASKTIDIPEEEKKLLSTDDSNMDSLFSSGSMFVDSKRKITLAKAEDSKPKTELNIEEGAYNLIFVKLKNGVSRKISLKKLNSELSNEKLGVRAITWNKAIGPVGSMTIIIKSALFVFVTILFCVAIIIIINTLSMSALERSSEIGMMRAIGARKSFIGGMFWAETGMLSSVFGGLGIILGIIAVNIIPILKITSENDMIQLLYGGDTFHPILQFSDITLTIFQLILVTVIAAIYPVSIARSITPLDAIQRD; from the coding sequence ATGAATTTGATTTTCACGATCGCCTGGCGCAATATTTTACGGCATAAAGGAAAAAGCCTTATTATCGGGGTTATACTTCTTCTCGGATCTTTTCTTATGACCATGGGAAACGGTGTTATTTCCGGGATGAATAGAGGCATAGAGAATAATATCGTAAATGCTTTCATGGGAGACCTGGCCGTAATATCGGATAAACAAAAATTCGACAATGTCTTATTTGAAATGATGGGAAGGACGGTAGAACCTATTACCAACTACCCGCAGATAAAACCTCTTCTTCAAAAACAAGAGTATATAGACAAATTCCTGCCCGCAGGAAAAAATTTGGCCATGTCTTTAAGCGACCAGGGCTATGAGCCTGGTTTCGCCTTTCTCCTGGGCGTTGATTTTGAACAATACCAGAAGATGTTCCAGGGCAATATTACGGTAGTCGAAGGCCGTTTATTGAACAAAAACGAAAAAGGCATACTCGTCCCCACTTCAGCGCGCGAGGAATATTACAAATATACGAATAAATGGGTAATTCCGGAAGGCGGAAAATTAGTAAAGGAACACTTAAGCAAAGAAGCCCAGAAAGATCTTACCAAGGATTCACAGGAGCTTCTTCTTTCTTCCAGCGTAGTACTCATGGGGATGAATGAAACAAATTCGTCCACCGACATCCGTTTCCAGGTAAAGGGGGTCATCAAATACCTGGCGTTGAACACGATATTCGGCCATTTCAGCATAGCCGATATCGAATCATACCGCGAATGCCTGGGGTATTTTTCAGCCGCCTCAAAAACTATTGATATCCCCGAAGAAGAAAAAAAACTTCTTTCAACGGATGATTCTAACATGGATTCCCTGTTTTCATCCGGTTCTATGTTCGTTGACAGTAAAAGGAAAATAACGCTGGCTAAAGCAGAGGACTCAAAACCAAAAACAGAATTGAATATTGAAGAAGGGGCTTATAACCTTATTTTTGTTAAGTTGAAAAACGGAGTATCCAGAAAAATATCGTTGAAAAAGCTAAATTCAGAACTTTCAAATGAAAAGCTGGGAGTGCGGGCTATCACCTGGAACAAAGCCATCGGGCCCGTAGGCAGTATGACCATAATAATAAAAAGCGCCTTGTTCGTGTTTGTCACGATACTGTTCTGCGTTGCGATAATAATAATCATAAACACGCTTTCAATGTCGGCGCTGGAGCGCTCGTCCGAGATCGGCATGATGCGAGCCATAGGGGCAAGAAAAAGCTTTATAGGCGGCATGTTTTGGGCAGAAACAGGAATGCTTTCATCTGTTTTTGGCGGATTGGGGATCATCTTAGGCATTATTGCGGTCAATATAATCCCTATTTTAAAGATCACTTCTGAAAATGACATGATACAACTTTTATACGGAGGAGATACGTTTCACCCTATCCTTCAATTTTCAGATATCACGCTTACGATATTTCAATTAATTTTAGTAACTGTTATAGCTGCTATTTATCCGGTCAGCATAGCAAGGAGTATAACTCCACTTGATGCTATACAAAGAGACTGA
- a CDS encoding DUF362 domain-containing protein produces MDKKGFFWEEFIDRILKLQYSRKSFLRISATFLVTLLFSSSNVRKALAKTTEKLPPRTKMIVKTEHDAVVVTGKDPGKITRKAVQTLGGMERFVKKGAAVVVKPNIGWDRTPEYAATTNPEVVSEIVKMCFEAGAKTVKVFDFTCNEAGMSYNNSGIQDAVKKAGGSVSFVDDWKFYPGQFPDGAAMSDWPMYRDAVKCDCFINVPIAKHHSLTRLTLSMKNLMGVCGGSRGSMHWNISDKLVEVTKFIQPDLTIIDAYRILLNHGPRGGNLQDVLKKETVIASADPVLADSYATTLFGLKPEDIECIPIAHKMGLGKMNIKEANIKILTA; encoded by the coding sequence ATGGATAAAAAAGGTTTTTTCTGGGAAGAATTTATAGACAGGATCCTCAAATTGCAGTATTCCAGGAAAAGTTTTTTAAGGATCTCTGCCACATTTCTTGTAACACTTCTTTTTTCATCAAGCAACGTCAGAAAAGCCCTTGCCAAAACTACAGAGAAACTCCCCCCCAGGACAAAAATGATAGTTAAAACAGAACATGACGCGGTAGTCGTTACCGGCAAAGACCCGGGCAAGATAACAAGGAAAGCCGTACAAACCCTGGGCGGGATGGAAAGGTTCGTTAAAAAAGGCGCGGCAGTCGTAGTAAAACCGAACATCGGCTGGGACAGGACCCCTGAGTATGCCGCAACAACCAACCCCGAGGTCGTTTCAGAGATAGTAAAGATGTGCTTTGAAGCCGGGGCTAAAACAGTCAAGGTGTTTGATTTCACCTGCAACGAAGCCGGCATGAGCTACAATAACAGCGGCATACAGGATGCCGTAAAAAAAGCAGGCGGGTCCGTATCTTTTGTAGATGACTGGAAATTTTATCCAGGGCAATTTCCTGACGGAGCTGCCATGTCGGACTGGCCCATGTACCGCGATGCGGTCAAATGCGATTGCTTTATCAATGTGCCTATAGCCAAACACCACAGCCTGACAAGGCTCACTTTGTCAATGAAAAACCTTATGGGCGTTTGCGGAGGTTCCAGGGGTTCCATGCACTGGAATATCAGCGATAAACTTGTAGAAGTCACAAAGTTCATCCAGCCCGACCTTACCATAATAGACGCTTACAGGATACTCCTTAACCACGGGCCGAGAGGCGGGAACCTGCAGGATGTTTTAAAAAAAGAAACGGTCATAGCAAGCGCTGACCCTGTCCTTGCAGATTCTTATGCAACAACTCTTTTCGGGCTTAAACCGGAGGATATAGAATGTATCCCTATAGCTCATAAAATGGGGCTCGGCAAAATGAACATTAAAGAAGCAAATATTAAAATACTTACTGCATAG
- a CDS encoding ABC transporter ATP-binding protein, translating to MNIIEIKGLKKDYELGNTKVHALRGIDFEVQQGDFMSIIGPSGSGKTTLLNVIGCIDFATEGSVKVGGNEITALNDRQITDIRLNKIGFIFQTFNLIPVLDVIENVEFPLLLMKKYSKAEVRKRAEQLIDEVGLKEFAVHRPSELSGGQRQRVAIARALVTNPDLVLADEPTANLDSVTGASILELMREMNRIEKTTFIFSTHDANVLKYASNITKIKDGQIAS from the coding sequence ATGAATATTATAGAAATAAAAGGGCTTAAAAAAGATTACGAACTCGGCAACACTAAAGTACATGCCTTAAGAGGGATCGATTTTGAGGTCCAGCAGGGCGACTTCATGAGCATAATAGGCCCTTCTGGCAGCGGAAAAACTACTCTATTAAATGTGATCGGATGCATAGATTTTGCTACTGAAGGAAGCGTTAAAGTAGGAGGCAATGAGATAACCGCATTGAACGACAGGCAGATAACTGATATAAGGTTGAACAAAATCGGCTTTATTTTCCAGACATTTAATCTTATCCCGGTTCTTGATGTGATAGAAAACGTCGAATTCCCCCTTTTGCTCATGAAAAAGTATTCTAAAGCCGAAGTGCGTAAAAGGGCTGAACAACTGATCGATGAGGTCGGCCTGAAAGAATTCGCTGTTCACCGGCCCTCTGAGCTTTCAGGAGGCCAGCGCCAGCGTGTCGCTATCGCAAGGGCTCTTGTTACAAACCCGGATCTAGTGCTTGCTGACGAACCGACCGCAAACCTTGATTCGGTCACAGGAGCCTCTATTTTAGAGCTTATGCGTGAAATGAACAGAATAGAGAAAACTACCTTCATTTTTTCAACACACGATGCAAACGTGCTTAAATACGCAAGTAATATAACAAAAATAAAAGACGGACAAATAGCAAGTTAG